One Solanum lycopersicum chromosome 2, SLM_r2.1 genomic region harbors:
- the GolS2 gene encoding galactinol synthase 2 yields MAPNVFGLATKATGLAKAKSLSSRAYVTFLAGNGDYWKGVVGLVKGLRKAKSAYPLVVACLPDVPEEHRRILINQGCIVREIEPVYPPHNQTQFAMAYYVINYSKLRIWEFVEYSKMIYLDGDIQVFDNIDHLFDLPDGYFYAVMDCFCEKTWSHTPQYKVGYCQQCPDKVQWTEDLGPKPSLYFNAGMFVYEPSLSTYDDLLKTLKVTPPTPFAEQDFLNMYFRDVYKPIPNDYNLVLAMLWRHPENVDLEKVKVVHYCAAGSKPWRYTGKEENMDREDIKMLIKKWWDIYDDESLDYKNSNVVMNAVDGEVEAQKIMEALSEAGVVHYITAPSAA; encoded by the exons atggcaCCTAATGTTTTTGGTCTTGCAACTAAGGCAACTGGTTTAGCCAAGGCAAAAAGTTTGTCAAGCCGTGCCTATGTTACATTTTTAGCTGGAAATGGTGATTATTGGAAAGGCGTTGTTGGTTTGGTTAAAGGTTTGCGAAAGGCGAAATCCGCTTATCCACTTGTTGTGGCTTGTTTGCCTGATGTCCCGGAGGAACATCGACGTATACTCATTAACCAAGGTTGCATCGTTCGAGAGATCGAGCCTGTTTATCCTCCTCACAATCAAACTCAATTTGCTATGGCTTATTATGTTATCAACTATTCAAAGCTTCGTATTTGGGAG TTTGTGGAGTATAGCAAGATGATATACTTGGACGGTGATATTCAGGTGTTTGATAACATAGACCACTTGTTTGACTTGCCAGATGGCTATTTTTATGCTGTGATGGATTGTTTTTGTGAGAAAACATGGAGTCACACCCCACAATATAAAGTTGGCTACTGTCAACAGTGTCCTGATAAGGTCCAGTGGACTGAAGACTTGGGCCCTAAGCCATCACTCTATTTTAATGCTGGCATGTTTGTGTATGAGCCAAGTCTCTCCACTTATGATGATCTCTTGAAAACACTCAAAGTTACCCCTCCTACCCCATTTGCTGAACAG GATTTTTTGAACATGTATTTCAGAGATGTCTACAAGCCAATTCCGAACGATTATAACTTAGTTTTAGCTATGTTGTGGCGTCACCCTGAGAATGTGGATCTTGAGAAAGTAAAAGTTGTTCACTACTGTGCGGCGGGGTCGAAGCCATGGAGGTACACTGGCAAGGAAGAGAACATGGACAGAGAAGACATTAAGATGCTGATAAAAAAATGGTGGGATATTTATGATGACGAGTCATTGGATTACAAGAATTCCAACGTTGTTATGAATGCCGTAGATGGAGAAGTTGAAGCTCAAAAAATTATGGAAGCGTTATCAGAGGCTGGTGTTGTGCACTACATAACTGCTCCATCGGCCGCTTAG
- the LOC101265391 gene encoding mannan endo-1,4-beta-mannosidase 7: MKKHFAYAFLLIFLLQHVCLFVQVEAGDGFIRTRGIHFMLNGDPFYANGFNAYWLMYIAADPSQRSKVTDAFREASSHGLTVARTWAFSDGGYRPLQYAPGSYNEDMFKGLDFVISEARRYGIKVILSFANNYESFGGKKQYVNWARSHGQYLNSDDDFFKNSVVKGYYKNHIMTVLNRYNRFSGVVYKNDPTIMAWELMNEPRCTSDHSGRTIQAWATEMASYVKSIDRNHLLEVGLEGFYGQTTPQRRNLNPNFDIGTDFIANNRIPGIDFATVHAYPDQWVTNSNDQGQLSFLNNWLDSHIQDAQYILRKPLLITEFGKSSKDSGFSSYQRDLLYNTVYYKIYSSAKRGGAAAGGLFWQLLSEGMNSFGDGYEIILSQNPSTANLIAQQSHKLYQIRKIFARMRNIQRWKRAKAARRSDWTNRNKGKRIGN, encoded by the exons ATGAAGAAGCATTTCGCTTACGcatttcttctaattttcttgTTGCAGCATGTATGTTTATTCGTTCAAGTTGAAGCAGGGGATGGGTTCATTAGGACCAGAGGAATACATTTCATGTTGAATGGTGACCCTTTTTATGCTAATGGATTTAATGCCTACTGGTTAATGTATATTGCTGCTGACCCATCTCAAAGATCTAAAGTAACAGATGCATTTAGAGAAGCTTCGAGCCATGGACTCACTGTTGCTAGAACTTGGGCTTTTAGTGATGGTGGATACAGGCCATTACAATATGCTCCTGGATCTTACAATGAGGACATGTTTAAG GGTTTGGATTTTGTGATATCTGAAGCAAGAAGGTATGGGATTAAGGTTATATTAAGCTTTGCAAACAATTACGAGAGCTTTGGGGGAAAGAAACAGTATGTGAATTGGGCTAGAAGTCATGGACAGTACCTCAATTCAGATGATGATTTCTTCAAAAACTCAGTTGTTAAGGGCTATTACAAGAATCATATTATg ACTGTATTGAACAGATACAACAGATTCAGTGGAGTTGTTTATAAGAATGATCCTACAATCATGGCGTGGGAACTTATGAATGAACCTAGATGCACATCAGATCATTCAGGAAGAACCATTCAG GCATGGGCAACAGAGATGGCCTCTTATGTTAAGTCCATTGACAGAAACCATTTGTTAGAAGTTGGCTTAGAAGGATTCTACGGGCAAACAACTCCGCAGAGGAGAAATCTGAATCCTAATTTTGACATAGGAACTGATTTCATCGCCAACAACCGCATCCCTGGCATTGATTTTGCCACTGTTCATGCCTATCCTGATCAATG GGTAACAAACTCAAATGATCAAGGCCAACTATCATTTCTGAACAATTGGCTAGACTCCCACATTCAAGATGCTCAATATATTCTCCGTAAGCCATTGCTGATCACAGAGTTTGGAAAATCTTCGAAAGATTCAGGTTTCAGCTCCTACCAAAGGGACCTTCTTTACAATACAGTCTACTACAAGATATATTCATCAGCTAAGCGCGGGGGAGCAGCAGCAGGGGGACTCTTCTGGCAACTTTTAAGTGAAGGAATGAACTCATTTGGAGATGGATATGAGATTATCTTAAGCCAGAACCCTTCAACTGCAAATTTAATTGCTCAACAATCTCATAAGCTGTACCAGATTCGGAAAATATTTGCAAGAATGAGAAACATTCAGAGGTGGAAGAGAGCAAAGGCTGCTAGAAGGAGTGATTGGACAAATAGGAACAAAGGAAAGCGAATCGGAAACTAA
- the LOC101265697 gene encoding lipid phosphate phosphatase epsilon 2, chloroplastic-like, whose translation MVVATTLVNGSILVNQLQFRRLDRFSTFKLDICGKFKFKKSISHCTLIPPKMMMDSVENRAAAAAGDEGVSLGGLEKEAVIDGSMNFSSDGIQAFLNSMSKWLMAAVYGMILLWRHDMEALWVTSGGVVNTCLSIALKRILNHERPVSTLRSDPGMPSSHAQSIFYTVAFSIILMIKFFGFNEMTAVTSTLIFAMGSYFSWLRVSQRFHTLNQVAVGAILGFCFSIFWFWLWDAIVMKAFINHYWVRIVAVVGAAGFSVGFLLYVIRNWVIEDLH comes from the exons ATGGTTGTTGCAACTACCCTTGTAAATGGATCAATACTAGTTAATCAGCTTCAATTTCGCAGACTCGATAGATTTTCCACTTTCAAATTGGATATCTGTGGAAAATTCAAGTTCAAAAAGTCCATATCGCATTGTACACTAATTCCCCCTAAAATGATGATGGATTCCGTCGAGAATCGAGCTGCAGCTGCTGCCGGCGATGAAGGAGTCAGTCTTGGAGGATTAGAGAAAGAAGCTGTTATTGATGGATCCATGAATTTTTCTTCCGATGGAATTCAAGCTTTTCTCAATAGCATG AGTAAGTGGCTGATGGCTGCAGTTTATGGTATGATCTTGCTGTGGAGGCATGATATGGAAGCCCTGTGGGTTACTTCAGGTGGAGTTGTCAATACCTGTCTTTCAATTGCACTGAAGAGGATACTTAACCATGAACGCCCCGTTTCAACTTTAAGATCGGATCCTGGGATGCCTTCTTCACACGCGCAATCTATCTTCTACACAGTCGCATTTTCTATCATCTTAA TGATTAAATTTTTCGGGTTCAATGAAATGACTGCAGTCACTAGTACGCTTATCTTTGCAATGGGTTCTTACTTT TCATGGCTACGAGTTTCGCAACGATTTCACACGCTAAACCAAGTAGCAGTGGGTGCAATACTAGGATTCTGTTTCTCTATTTTCTGGTTCTGGCTATGGGATGCCATAGTCATGAAGGCATTTATAAACCACTATTGGGTTCGGATTGTAGCTGTTGTTGGTGCAGCTGGTTTTAGTGTTGGTTTTCTCCTATATGTGATTCGAAATTGGGTTATTGAAGACCTACATTGA